Below is a genomic region from Synergistes jonesii.
TCGGCAGAATTCGATCCGTCATTCGCGAAATCATTTCAGCAGAGGCATCCACACCGTAGATAGACTGCAGGTGAGCCGAGATATCCCGGGTCGTCATGCCTTTTGCATACATGGACAGGACSTGATCCTCTATATTTGAGMTMTCGGTCTGGTTCTTTTTGACTGACTGCGGTTCGAAGTCACCCTTGCGGTCTCTGGGGACGTCGATCGGGATATCTCCGGCCGAAGAGGTGACTGTTTTAGGGCTGTAGCCGTTGCGGCTGTCATCTGTATGCTTGTTCTTGTAGTCATATTTGCTGTAACCGAGATGGTCATCCATCTCGGCTTCCAGCATCTGCTGGATCGTATCTCCGAGAAGATCCCTCAGCATAGCCTGTACGTCCTGGGCGTCTTCCGGTTTGTAGTGGGAAAGGAGACTCTGAATAAGCGCTTTTCTTTCCGGTGTCAGTTTTCTCTGTCTTGCCATAAAAATATCCTCCTGGATTGAATTTATCTTAACACCAATCCAGGAGGCTTGCTTTCTTCTCTATGGAGTTTACACAGAATTTGTTATACTCTCACGTACTGTCACATATCACAAAAAACAAAGACTGCACATGTCCCTCCTGCCTCTCCAGACAGATGAGGGAGTACCTTAAAAAACAGCAATCATAACTATAGCCCTTTGCGAAAGCGGTGGGCTATGCCTTATGTCCTGCTATTCCGCCTTGGCAGTGGAAATCGCAGAGAGCATAAGTATTATGGCAAACCGTTCTCCAGCCCGTCCAGCTCATCCGCGTACCACTGCATCATCCGCGCCCTCTCCGGCAGCATCGTCGTCTCGTTATACGCCGCGCGGACCGAATTGCCCTCTACATGCGCGAGCTGAAGCTCTATAGCGTCCGGGCTCCACAACCCCGACTCATTAAGCAGCGTAGAGGCCATTCCGCGAAAGCCGTGCGCCGTCATCGCGTCAGCGCCGAAACCCATAGAGCGGATGGCGATCCGCACCGTGTCCGCGCTCATCGGGCGCGACGCCCCGCGCTCAGACGGAAAGACGAACCTGCCGGCAAGTCCCGCCGCATCGATGCGTCCCTTCTGATCCATAAGCAGTTCGACCACCTGCTTCGCCAGCGGCACGATATGCGGCCGCCTCATCTTCATCTTTTCTGCCGGAATGCGCCATACGGCGCGCTCCAAATCAAACTCGCCCCACTCCGCCATCCGGACTTCACCGGGACGACAGAAAGTATACGCCGAAAACAGCAGAGCGTTGCGCACGCGCGGGCGCGGATACCCTCTGATGCTCCGCATCAGGACCGAAACCTCCCGGGCGTCCGTCACCCTCGCGAAATGCTTCGTGCGGACCGGCGCCAGCTTCCCTGCTAAAATGGCCGTAGGATCCCCCTGCACATAAAAAGGCATCGCATACTTAAAAACCTGGCTGAAAACATTCAGCACCCGATGCGCCGTCTCAAAATGCCCCCTGCCCTCCGCCTCGCGGCAGACCGCCAAAATCTCCGGCCCAGTTATCGTGGCCAGCGCGCGCCCCTTGAACTTCGGCAGGACGTAATCGTCGAGCCAGCGGCGGACGCGCGCCCTGTGCCCTTCGGAAAAACCGGAAATGCGCACCCGGTACCACTCCTCCGCGATCTCGGACAAAAGCACCCCCTCCACCGCGGGGGAGAAACAGGCGATCCCCGCCTCCCGCTTCTTAACTGCCAGCAGCTCCCGCGCCCGCCTCAAAGACACGTCGGGCCACTTGCCTATCGACACCTTCTTCCTCTTGCCGCCGGCCTGCGATACGAACCACCAATACTTCTGCCCTCCGGGCACGACCTCAAGATAAAGCCCGTCCCTGTCGGCTCTAATAAAGCGCTGCGCCTTCGGCTTCATACTCTGCACAGACAACTCGGTCAGCAACCGCGTCCCCTCCCGGTCAAGCACTAAAACGGCCCTTATAGTGCCGAATATCAAAGCTTTTAGTGCTGATTTAAGCTTGGCAGGCTTTGATACACTTTGACAGGCTTGACATGCCGCCAAAAACAAAAAAGCCCCGCCGTTCTTGATTATAACAGGCGTTTGACAGCCTTGACAAGCCGGCGGGGCGTCAAAAAAGGCCCCCTTGCGGGGGCTTGATATTCCAAATGGAGCCGACTCCCGGACTCGAACCGGGGACCCCATCCTTACCATGGATGTGCTCTACCTACTGAGCTAAGTCGGCGTCTGTCGTTCATCAATAAAAATGGTGGTAGGAGTTGGATTTGAACCAACGTAGGCTCTCGCCGACAGATTTACAGTCTGTTGCCTTTGACCACTCGGCCATCCTACCGCCCTAAGCGCGCCGCGACCGGCGTACGCAAAGAATTTTACCGTATATCGGGCGTTTGTCAAGATAGACAGACGCATGACAACCGCCGAGCGGCACGGAAAATGCGGAGCCTGATAAAAAATTTTTCTTCCTGCGCACATCTGTCAGCCGAGCGCGAATGGTTATCGGGCGCAGGCGTCATCGACTTTCGGTACATATGCCCGGTATAGAGCCGCCGCTTAAGTCGTTTTTCTTTCGTTTCCAAAAGCGCGCGAGGACGCTTTGCAAGAGCTCTGCGTCTTGTGCAGCGGCGCGATTGAGCCGCTAAGACGCAGGAATGCGCGGCACACTTTATCTTGACGCGCCCTGCTTGGCGCGACGCCTACTCCCTCTCGATGCCCGTCGCGCCGTTTTATAACCATAGTTTTGAAATTAGCAATAATCTGCCTTTATGTACAAACAATAATTGCCTTGACAAATGGTATAATAGGGTGTAAAAATTACGAGATTTGCAGGACATCAGGGGGTTGATGATCGGGGTAAGCTTATGTTAAGCTGTAGAGACAAGCGGATAGTTCTTTCAGAAATATAAAAAATGCACTAATTTTAAAGGAGAGTATTGTAATGGCGGTAACAGATTCAATGCAGAAAAAGATATTAATGGGGATCATCGCGGTTCTTGTAATAATAGGCGGCATCTACTTCGTGGGGAACACAAACAAGGGGTCTCAGTTGAGTTCTGACGGATCCGCTGAATACAAGCAGGGAGTTGCTCTTTCAAATGAAGGTAAATTTAAGGAAGCGCTTGAGCAGTACGAAAAATCAGCAGAGAGGGGTAATATGCCTGCGGCCTATATGGCCGGCATGTACCTCACACACGGACGCGCCGGTATCGAAAAAGATATCACAAAGGGTTTGTCTTATCTGAAAAAAGTTGCCGACGCAGGAGGTAAGAACGCAGCTTACGCTTTAGGAAAGGCTTATATGGATCCTCTTAAAGGCGTAAAAAGAGACTATGCCACCGGAATAAAATACATAAAAATGTCCGCTGAAAAAGGGCACGGTACGGCAATGTATGTGCTCGGCATTTACTATGAAATTGGCAAGGGCGTCGAAAAAGACAAACAGCAGGCGATAGAGTGGCTGGATAAGGCCGCTAAGACGTCTAAGGTAAGTTCTATAAGAACGAAGGCCGCTGCGCGCGCGGACAGACTCCGCAGCGCACAATAAGTGTTAGTACACGTTAAAGATAAAGAGACTATAACGGCTCTATATGGAAAATCCTGCATATAGAGCCGTTGTCTTGTTCTGCCTCTGATATTTTTTAGAGCAGTTTTTGTGTGATAACGTGATAATATTTAAGTTGATATGGAAATCTCGAAGGTGGGGAAAAGCTTCTTGGAAAATCAAAAGAGATATCTTGTTACCGGCGCGGCGGGGTTTATAGGAAGTAATCTTGTTCGTTTCCTTATCTCAAAGGGACATAGGGCGGTCGCCTACGATAAACTGACCTACGCCGGCAATTATTCGTCGCTCAAGGGGCTTCCGGAAGAGAGCTTCGCGTTTGTAAAGGGGGATATATGCGATACGCACGCCGCCTTTGATTCGCTTGAAAAATACAACATTTCTTCCATTTTCCACCTGGCCGCCGAAAGCCATGTCGACCGTTCGATAGACGCTCCCGCCGACTTCATAGAAACGAATATAAAAGGCACGTTTTCGATGCTGACCGCCGCGCGCAAATATTATGAGTCTTTAGGCGGCGCCGCAAAGGCCAGCTTCCGCTTCCTTCATATTTCTACCGACGAAGTTTACGGCAGCCTCGGTGAAAGCGGCTACTTCGCAGAAGATACCCCATACGCGCCGAACTCTCCCTATTCGGCGTCGAAGGCTTCGTCGGATCACCTTGTGCGCGCGTGGCATCATACATTCGGTCTTCCCGTGCTCACGACGAACTGCTCCAACAACTACGGGCCGAGACAATTCCCCGAAAAGCTGATACCGCTCATC
It encodes:
- a CDS encoding tyrosine-type recombinase/integrase; amino-acid sequence: MLTELSVQSMKPKAQRFIRADRDGLYLEVVPGGQKYWWFVSQAGGKRKKVSIGKWPDVSLRRARELLAVKKREAGIACFSPAVEGVLLSEIAEEWYRVRISGFSEGHRARVRRWLDDYVLPKFKGRALATITGPEILAVCREAEGRGHFETAHRVLNVFSQVFKYAMPFYVQGDPTAILAGKLAPVRTKHFARVTDAREVSVLMRSIRGYPRPRVRNALLFSAYTFCRPGEVRMAEWGEFDLERAVWRIPAEKMKMRRPHIVPLAKQVVELLMDQKGRIDAAGLAGRFVFPSERGASRPMSADTVRIAIRSMGFGADAMTAHGFRGMASTLLNESGLWSPDAIELQLAHVEGNSVRAAYNETTMLPERARMMQWYADELDGLENGLP
- a CDS encoding IS256 family transposase — its product is MARQRKLTPERKALIQSLLSHYKPEDAQDVQAMLRDLLGDTIQQMLEAEMDDHLGYSKYDYKNKHTDDSRNGYSPKTVTSSAGDIPIDVPRDRKGDFEPQSVKKNQTXXSNIEDXVLSMYAKGMTTRDISAHLQSIYGVDASAEMISRMTDRILP
- a CDS encoding tetratricopeptide repeat protein translates to MAVTDSMQKKILMGIIAVLVIIGGIYFVGNTNKGSQLSSDGSAEYKQGVALSNEGKFKEALEQYEKSAERGNMPAAYMAGMYLTHGRAGIEKDITKGLSYLKKVADAGGKNAAYALGKAYMDPLKGVKRDYATGIKYIKMSAEKGHGTAMYVLGIYYEIGKGVEKDKQQAIEWLDKAAKTSKVSSIRTKAAARADRLRSAQ
- the rfbB gene encoding dTDP-glucose 4,6-dehydratase, which translates into the protein MENQKRYLVTGAAGFIGSNLVRFLISKGHRAVAYDKLTYAGNYSSLKGLPEESFAFVKGDICDTHAAFDSLEKYNISSIFHLAAESHVDRSIDAPADFIETNIKGTFSMLTAARKYYESLGGAAKASFRFLHISTDEVYGSLGESGYFAEDTPYAPNSPYSASKASSDHLVRAWHHTFGLPVLTTNCSNNYGPRQFPEKLIPLIIHKALNGEELPIYGDGKNIRDWLFVDDHCSALYTVMAKGMPGETYNVGGNCEKQNIEIVHIICSILDELRPKKSGSYASQIVFVKDRPGHDRRYAIDASKIKRELGWQPLETFDSGIRKTIIWYLDNTEWVKDIINGKYQCQRLGSDA